In Mycoplasmopsis cynos, the following are encoded in one genomic region:
- a CDS encoding YlxR family protein, producing the protein MKMNEINSLKRKCIITNQIIEISKLIRFDYKKATNILKIDWDKNMNGRGAYFVPEKQNWEKIKKTRALNRIFKTNFTFELYLKLEPELEEKLWAKKHQD; encoded by the coding sequence ATGAAGATGAATGAAATTAATTCTTTAAAACGAAAATGCATAATTACAAATCAGATAATTGAAATTTCCAAACTTATACGATTTGATTATAAAAAGGCAACAAATATATTAAAAATTGATTGAGATAAAAATATGAATGGTAGAGGTGCATACTTTGTACCAGAAAAACAAAATTGAGAGAAAATAAAAAAAACAAGAGCATTAAATAGAATATTTAAGACTAATTTTACCTTTGAATTATATTTAAAACTCGAACCAGAGTTAGAGGAGAAACTATGAGCAAAAAAACATCAAGATTAA